From the genome of Desulfuromonas sp.:
GCAGCTTTAGACCCAGGGCCGAAACAACTTTAAGAATCGTATCAAACCCGGGAGTGCGCTCACCGGAGAGGGCCTTATATAGACTTTCTCTTGAAAGGCCTGTGTCACGCGCGACCTGTGACATCCCTTTGGCACGTGCGATATCACCCAACGCTTTGGCGATAAAGGCTGCATCTCCGTTAGCCTCTTCCATGCTCGCTTCAAGATAGGCGGCCATTTCCTCTGGGGTGCGAAGATGTTCGGCAACATCGTAGCGGCTTGTCGATGTTTTTTTCATCATGATCTCCTAAAGCTCTTTGGCGAGACGCAGGGCCTTTTTGATGTCTCTGGTTTGGGTGCTTTTGTCACCACCGGCCAGAAGAATAACCAATTCACGTCCGCGTTTTTTAAAGTACACTCGGTATCCAGGCCCATAATCGATCCGCAACTCCGAGACACCTTCGGAAACTGGTTTGACATCTCCAGGGTTTCCAGTGGAAAGACGCTCTATTCTGACCAGAACACGTGCTCTTGCACGGATATCACTTAGGCTGTCGAGCCATGCAACGAAAACTTCTGTTTTGCGGATTTCGATCATGATGAAAG
Proteins encoded in this window:
- a CDS encoding putative addiction module antidote protein; protein product: MKKTSTSRYDVAEHLRTPEEMAAYLEASMEEANGDAAFIAKALGDIARAKGMSQVARDTGLSRESLYKALSGERTPGFDTILKVVSALGLKLHAEATHS
- a CDS encoding addiction module antitoxin RelB, translating into MIEIRKTEVFVAWLDSLSDIRARARVLVRIERLSTGNPGDVKPVSEGVSELRIDYGPGYRVYFKKRGRELVILLAGGDKSTQTRDIKKALRLAKEL